From Hymenobacter sedentarius, a single genomic window includes:
- a CDS encoding DUF5103 domain-containing protein, whose amino-acid sequence MRLFTYPALLLATACVPLGTPITDPNAARGTAGTQKPPEYYADKTLRYQDYTYAPEVRSVQCYVATGQPNEVFQPPVVPLGRSQAITLEFDVLGGQSQRYTAKMIHCDANWQPSVLTDMQFLNEINEFLITDYRVGINAKVPYFHYRMRAPGVKLSGNYLLVVQSAGGVPVVSRRLLVYENQVQVGLRPGIVIGGQERYTLQQLDFGISYASVDLVNPAVEVKVVLRQNFRWDNAKYNLRPTFVRDAERRLEYQYFGFENAFPGLSEYRYFDTRSVQAAGIGVLHIDPRATPVAVTLQPEASRSQQAYSQYQDANGQRVFESREYGNGATNADYADVTFQLKADQPAPGPVYVLGALTDWQLKDEFKLAYDEAKKLYTGHALLKQGYYNYDFAVAGPRGTAPNEVYFEGSHQETENQYDLLVYYRPPGTRTDLLIGYQTVDMNTRQ is encoded by the coding sequence ATGCGCCTTTTTACTTACCCCGCCCTTCTGCTGGCCACGGCCTGCGTTCCCCTCGGCACCCCCATCACCGACCCCAACGCGGCCCGCGGCACGGCCGGCACCCAGAAGCCCCCCGAGTATTACGCCGACAAAACCCTTCGCTACCAGGACTACACTTACGCCCCCGAGGTGCGCAGCGTGCAGTGCTACGTGGCCACCGGCCAGCCCAACGAGGTGTTTCAGCCGCCGGTGGTGCCGTTGGGCCGCAGCCAGGCCATCACCCTGGAGTTTGACGTGCTGGGCGGGCAGAGCCAGCGCTACACCGCCAAGATGATTCACTGCGACGCCAACTGGCAGCCCTCGGTGCTGACGGACATGCAGTTTCTGAATGAGATAAACGAGTTTCTAATTACTGATTACCGGGTGGGCATCAACGCCAAAGTGCCGTACTTTCACTATCGGATGCGGGCGCCGGGCGTGAAACTGAGCGGCAACTACCTGCTGGTGGTGCAAAGCGCGGGCGGCGTGCCCGTGGTGTCGCGCCGGCTGCTGGTGTATGAAAACCAGGTGCAGGTGGGCCTGCGCCCCGGCATCGTGATAGGCGGGCAGGAGCGCTACACCCTGCAGCAGCTCGATTTCGGCATCAGCTACGCCTCCGTGGACCTGGTGAACCCGGCCGTGGAAGTGAAGGTGGTGCTGCGCCAGAACTTCCGCTGGGACAACGCCAAGTACAACCTGCGCCCCACCTTCGTGCGCGACGCCGAGCGCCGTCTCGAGTACCAGTACTTCGGCTTCGAAAACGCCTTCCCCGGCCTAAGCGAGTACCGGTACTTCGACACCCGCTCGGTGCAGGCCGCCGGCATCGGGGTGCTGCACATAGACCCGCGCGCCACGCCCGTGGCCGTGACCCTGCAGCCCGAAGCCTCGCGCAGCCAGCAGGCCTACAGCCAGTATCAGGACGCTAACGGCCAGCGCGTGTTTGAAAGCCGCGAGTACGGCAACGGCGCCACCAATGCCGACTACGCCGACGTGACCTTTCAGCTCAAGGCCGACCAGCCCGCCCCGGGCCCCGTGTATGTGCTGGGCGCCCTCACCGACTGGCAGCTCAAAGACGAATTCAAGCTGGCCTACGACGAAGCCAAGAAGCTTTACACCGGCCATGCCCTGCTCAAGCAAGGGTACTACAACTACGATTTTGCCGTGGCCGGCCCCCGCGGCACGGCCCCCAACGAAGTGTACTTTGAAGGCTCGCACCAGGAGACCGAAAACCAGTACGACCTGCTGGTGTACTACCGCCCGCCGGGCACCCGCACCGATTTGCTCATTGGCTACCAGACGGTGGACATGAACACCCGGCAATGA
- a CDS encoding dihydrofolate reductase family protein, producing MEHMSLDGVIQHDDSDGFAHGNWTVPYRTPAGLAAVVEAFGSPFDLLLGRRTYDAWAGFWPQAGESPMASGLNAATKYVATHRPESLGWGPVQDLGADILAGIRRVRATDGPDLIVCGSSTLTTVLLDQGLVDEVVVLVYPVLLGRGKRLFSDHAAPRELAFVSSQATPTGVLLNTYQHVGALRP from the coding sequence ATGGAGCACATGTCCCTGGACGGCGTGATTCAGCACGACGACAGCGACGGCTTTGCGCATGGCAATTGGACGGTGCCCTATCGCACGCCGGCCGGGTTGGCGGCCGTTGTCGAGGCCTTTGGCAGCCCCTTCGATTTGCTGCTGGGCCGCCGCACTTACGATGCCTGGGCCGGCTTCTGGCCCCAGGCCGGGGAAAGTCCGATGGCCAGCGGGCTGAACGCGGCCACCAAATACGTGGCGACCCACCGGCCGGAAAGCCTCGGCTGGGGCCCGGTCCAGGACTTAGGCGCCGACATCCTGGCGGGGATTCGCCGCGTCCGGGCCACAGACGGCCCGGACCTCATCGTCTGCGGCAGCTCCACGCTGACGACCGTGTTGCTCGACCAGGGGTTGGTCGACGAGGTGGTGGTGCTGGTCTACCCGGTCTTGCTGGGCCGGGGCAAACGCTTGTTTTCGGACCATGCCGCGCCGCGCGAACTCGCGTTCGTCAGCTCACAGGCAACGCCCACGGGCGTGCTCCTCAACACGTACCAGCATGTGGGAGCGCTGCGACCCTGA
- a CDS encoding STAS/SEC14 domain-containing protein: protein MTSPVDKQVFEGEIATYWFDEGILVSVSKSPERTVENITKNVALVKEITNNKRAPLLIYLSNSPIPRKETRKFASAQLPLIYSAMAMVSKPGLAKFIMNILFALKAPPIPMKSFADEKLAKAWLQQYR, encoded by the coding sequence ATGACAAGTCCAGTAGACAAGCAAGTTTTTGAGGGCGAAATAGCTACCTACTGGTTTGATGAAGGCATCCTGGTTTCAGTTTCTAAAAGCCCTGAGCGAACGGTTGAAAACATTACCAAAAACGTTGCCCTCGTAAAGGAAATCACAAATAATAAGCGCGCCCCGCTGTTGATTTATTTGTCTAATTCCCCAATTCCGAGAAAAGAGACCCGGAAATTTGCATCAGCACAATTGCCGCTTATTTATTCGGCAATGGCCATGGTTTCCAAGCCTGGCCTGGCAAAGTTTATTATGAATATTCTGTTTGCGCTTAAGGCGCCGCCTATTCCCATGAAAAGCTTTGCCGACGAAAAGCTAGCCAAAGCATGGCTGCAGCAATACCGGTAA